One region of Stegostoma tigrinum isolate sSteTig4 chromosome 19, sSteTig4.hap1, whole genome shotgun sequence genomic DNA includes:
- the slc32a1 gene encoding vesicular inhibitory amino acid transporter, producing the protein MATLIKNKLSNVATSVSNRSQAKVSGVFARMGFQAATDEEAVGFAQCDDLDYEHRQGLQMDILKPEEVSGDAEPVAEGDSHYQRDGTGLPPSTSKDGEPCVELAAQGKPKITAWEAGWNVTNAIQGMFVLGLPYAILHGGYLGLFLIIFAAVVCCYTGKILIACLYEENEDGELVRVRDSYVDIANACCAPRFPKLGGRVVNVAQIIELIMTCVLYVVVSGNLMYNSFPNLPVSEKSWSILATAILLPCAFLKNLKAVSKFSLLCTLAHFVINILVIAYCLSRARDWAWDKVKFYIDVKKFPISIGIIVFSYTSQIFLPSLEGNMKSPKEFHSMMNWTHIAACILKGLFALVAYLTWADETKEVITDNLPSTIRAVVNVFLVAKALLSYPLPFFAAVEVLEKSFFQEGRIAMFTNCYGVDGKLKSWGLALRCILVVLTLFMAMYIPHFALLMGLTGSLTGAGLCFLLPSLFHLRILWRKLQWHHVFFDVSIFVIGSICSVSGFIHSLEGLIEAFASNTSD; encoded by the exons ATGGCAACGCTTATAAAAAACAAGCTTTCAAATGTTGCTACTTCCGTCTCGAACAGATCTCAGGCTAAAGTTAGCGGGGTGTTCGCCAGAATGGGCTTTCAAGCGGCGACAGATGAGGAAGCTGTAGGATTTGCCCAATGTGATGACTTGGACTATGAGCATCGTCAGGGTCTACAGATGGACATTTTGAAGCCTGAAGAGGTGAGCGGAGATGCAGAGCCAGTGGCTGAGGGCGATAGTCACTACCAGAGGGACGGGACTGGTCTGCCTCCTTCAACCTCCAAGGATGGAGAGCCGTGTGTGGAATTAGCAGCTCAGGGGAAGCCCAAAATCACTGCCTGGGAAGCGGGCTGGAACGTGACAAATGCCATCCAG GGTATGTTCGTTCTGGGTCTCCCCTATGCTATCCTGCACGGAGGATATCTTGGTCTGTTTTTAATCATTTTCGCCGCGGTTGTGTGTTGCTACACGGGAAAGATCCTGATTGCTTGCCTGTACGAGGAAAACGAAGACGGCGAGCTGGTGAGAGTAAGAGACTCCTATGTAGACATTGCCAATGCCTGCTGTGCCCCTCGCTTTCcgaagctgggtggcagggtcgTGAATGTAGCCCAAATCATTGAGTTAATAATGACCTGCGTTTTGTATGTGGTTGTAAGTGGCAACCTTATGTATAACAGTTTCCCGAATCTGCCCGTCTCTGAAAAGTCGTGGTCTATCTTGGCCACTGCGATACTATTACCTTGCGcgttcctcaaaaatctcaaagcGGTGTCCAAGTTCAGCTTGCTCTGCACTCTGGCACATTTTGTAATTAACATCTTAGTGATCGCCTACTGCCTGTCTCGAGCCCGGGACTGGGCCTGGGACAAAGTCAAATTCTACATTGATGTAAAAAAGTTCCCAATTTCCATCGGTATTATCGTCTTTAGCTACACGTCACAGATCTTCCTGCCGTCGCTGGAGGGCAACATGAAAAGCCCCAAAGAATTCCACAGTATGATGAACTGGACTCATATAGCAGCGTGTATATTAAAGGGACTGTTCGCCCTGGTAGCCTATCTAACCTGGGCAGATGAGACAAAGGAGGTGATCACAGACAACCTGCCCTCCACTATTAGGGCAGTGGTCAACGTTTTTCTAGTGGCCAAAGCTTTGCTGTCCTATCCGCTGCCATTCTTCGCAGCTGTAGAAGTCTTAGAGAAGTCTTTTTTCCAGGAGGGCAGGATTGCAATGTTTACGAATTGTTATGGGGTAGATGGTAAACTCAAATCATGGGGCTTAGCTTTACGCTGCATACTGGTAGTCTTGACCTTGTTTATGGCCATGTATATCCCCCATTTCGCTCTGTTAATGGGCCTGACTGGGAGCCTAACGGGTGCAGGTCTCTGTTTTCTGCTCCCGAGTCTCTTCCACCTCCGAATATTGTGGCGAAAACTGCAGTGGCATCATGTCTTTTTCGATGTCTCCATATTTGTCATCGGTTCTATATGCAGTGTGTCCGGCTTCATCCATTCGCTGGAGGGACTAATTGAGGCTTTCGCCTCCAACACAAGCGACTGA